A section of the Marinoscillum sp. 108 genome encodes:
- a CDS encoding heme A synthase, translating to MKQNNRSLKVNLYTIIAVYFLILVGGIVRSMGAGMGCPDWPKCFGSYVPPASASELPANYEDIYVSSRVEKNERLAATLLWFGWEDLAQRVTNDPSIGVATYFDTQKAWVEYINRLVGVVIGFLVIMNMIFTLKYIRTIKWVAILGVLSFVLVIFQGWIGSLVVSTNLLPGFISFHMILALLLVALLLTQRYLMSSRDEHRVTGGGWLLVLLVLFTIQIIFGVQVREEIDVIKHGTDIDRSGWLDQLGLLFYVHRSYSLLLTAIVGYVVYLNWKHRTVSAFLKSLVVIICIEIGLGVIMAYFSFPAFAQPLHLLLGTMAFGVIFYLFLYANSNAQKS from the coding sequence ATGAAACAAAATAACAGATCATTAAAAGTTAATTTATATACGATCATTGCCGTCTACTTTTTGATACTAGTGGGCGGCATTGTTCGTAGTATGGGGGCGGGTATGGGGTGCCCAGACTGGCCCAAATGCTTTGGATCTTATGTGCCTCCAGCCAGTGCTTCTGAGCTTCCAGCCAATTATGAGGATATATATGTGTCTTCCAGGGTTGAAAAGAATGAGCGATTGGCTGCCACGCTCCTGTGGTTTGGTTGGGAGGATTTGGCCCAGCGTGTAACAAATGATCCGTCGATAGGAGTTGCTACTTATTTTGATACTCAAAAAGCATGGGTGGAATATATCAATCGACTGGTGGGTGTGGTCATAGGTTTTCTGGTTATCATGAATATGATTTTCACTTTGAAATACATAAGAACTATTAAATGGGTGGCCATTCTAGGAGTTTTGTCCTTTGTATTGGTGATTTTTCAGGGCTGGATAGGCTCTTTAGTCGTTTCTACTAATCTGCTTCCGGGGTTCATTTCTTTCCACATGATCCTGGCTTTGTTGCTGGTGGCTTTGTTGCTCACACAGCGGTATCTGATGTCTTCACGGGATGAGCACCGGGTGACAGGTGGTGGCTGGTTGCTTGTGCTGCTCGTGCTATTTACCATTCAGATCATTTTTGGCGTTCAGGTTCGGGAGGAGATAGATGTGATCAAACATGGGACGGACATAGATCGCTCGGGTTGGTTGGACCAATTGGGCTTGTTGTTTTATGTGCATAGATCATATTCCTTATTGCTAACCGCCATAGTGGGTTATGTGGTTTATTTAAACTGGAAGCACCGAACTGTTTCTGCCTTTTTGAAGTCTCTGGTTGTTATCATTTGTATAGAGATCGGTTTAGGTGTGATCATGGCGTATTTCAGCTTTCCTGCGTTTGCTCAGCCACTACATTTGCTTCTTGGAACAATGGCCTTCGGAGTTATATTTTACCTATTTTTGTACGCAAATTCAAATGCCCAAAAGAGTTGA
- a CDS encoding cytochrome c oxidase subunit 3: MANTAVIVDESTSNPWGGGVAPMKASYGKLMMWFFLLSDAFTFSALLITYGMIRYSHPAYDGAVADFAFSQEYWPIPEKVFDAVPFLHGVTAPLVFVGIMTFVLILSSVTMVLAVEAGHRMDRKGVEKWMLWTIVGGFAFLGCQAWEWSHFIHGTDLSKNVGSNILQGASLTMNQYGPSNFAALFFFITGFHGFHVFSGVMFNFIIFYQAVIGVFERRGHYEMVEKVGLYWHFVDLVWVFVFTFFYLI, from the coding sequence ATGGCAAACACAGCAGTTATAGTAGATGAAAGCACCAGCAACCCCTGGGGTGGTGGAGTGGCTCCAATGAAGGCGAGCTATGGAAAGCTCATGATGTGGTTTTTCTTGCTTTCGGATGCTTTCACGTTTTCGGCTCTCCTGATTACATACGGGATGATCAGATACAGTCACCCGGCATATGATGGAGCTGTTGCTGATTTTGCATTCTCACAGGAGTATTGGCCAATCCCTGAAAAAGTATTTGATGCAGTGCCCTTTTTGCACGGCGTGACGGCTCCATTGGTTTTCGTGGGGATCATGACCTTTGTGCTCATATTGAGTAGTGTAACCATGGTGCTGGCTGTAGAAGCAGGTCACAGAATGGATAGGAAGGGTGTTGAGAAGTGGATGTTGTGGACCATTGTTGGTGGTTTTGCTTTTCTTGGATGTCAGGCATGGGAGTGGTCACACTTTATCCATGGTACGGATTTGAGCAAAAATGTAGGTTCCAATATTCTACAAGGGGCCAGTTTGACTATGAATCAATATGGTCCATCCAATTTTGCTGCCTTGTTCTTTTTCATCACAGGGTTTCACGGGTTTCACGTTTTTAGTGGAGTGATGTTCAATTTTATTATATTCTACCAGGCAGTAATTGGCGTTTTCGAAAGAAGGGGACATTATGAAATGGTGGAGAAAGTAGGTCTCTACTGGCACTTTGTTGATTTGGTTTGGGTATTCGTATTTACGTTCTTTTACCTTATCTGA
- a CDS encoding cytochrome c oxidase subunit 3 codes for MDKAADIPVGNVRVRSMHPKKFAMWLFIITVTMIFVSLSSAYIVKRAEGNWPLIEFPSLFNVTTVLIVLSSVTMQLAYIFAKKNNLFWLRLNLILSGLLASGFVIGQYLSWSQLVSQDVYFVGNPAGSFIYVFTGLHALHLIGGVVFLAIVLVNAFRYKVHSKSLAQIEMCLTYWHYLGGLWLYLYLFLILNN; via the coding sequence ATGGATAAAGCAGCAGATATACCAGTAGGAAATGTGAGGGTGAGGTCGATGCACCCAAAGAAGTTTGCCATGTGGCTTTTCATCATTACGGTGACAATGATTTTTGTGTCGCTTTCAAGTGCTTATATAGTGAAGAGAGCTGAAGGAAACTGGCCACTTATCGAGTTTCCGTCATTGTTCAATGTGACTACCGTGTTGATCGTGTTGAGCAGTGTAACCATGCAACTGGCATATATTTTTGCGAAAAAGAATAATTTATTTTGGTTAAGATTGAACCTGATATTGTCCGGGCTTTTGGCATCAGGCTTTGTGATTGGTCAGTACCTCTCTTGGAGTCAGTTAGTTAGCCAAGATGTCTATTTTGTAGGTAATCCTGCCGGTTCTTTTATTTATGTTTTTACGGGATTGCACGCTTTGCATTTAATCGGCGGAGTTGTTTTCTTAGCAATCGTATTAGTGAACGCTTTTAGATATAAAGTACACTCAAAGAGTCTGGCACAGATAGAAATGTGTCTTACTTACTGGCATTATCTGGGTGGACTTTGGTTGTATTTATACTTATTTTTGATTTTAAACAATTAG
- the cyoE gene encoding heme o synthase, producing MQSIELHSISFTEKVRAFYELLKFRLSFLVAFSCGFGYLLGNQGHIDWIHFGWLVFGGFLISGTSIVINQIIEKDLDKLMKRTQNRPLPTGRLSVNEAVQYALLIGALGFGILVWQTNILTVSLSFLSMVLYSFVYTPLKRVGPIAVFVGAIPGALPPLLGWVAATGSISHEALIIFGIQFIWQFPHFWAIAWVADEDYKRAGFKLLPGGGKQDLNTAINIMIYTLFLLPLGLLPTYFGLVGITSGVVATVCGALFLSQTFSLMKDYSRKSALKIMFGSFIYLPIVQIAYLLDKV from the coding sequence ATGCAATCCATTGAACTACATAGCATTTCATTCACAGAAAAGGTCAGAGCGTTTTATGAGCTTCTGAAGTTTAGGCTGTCCTTTTTAGTAGCCTTCTCCTGTGGTTTCGGCTATTTACTTGGGAATCAGGGGCACATAGACTGGATTCATTTTGGCTGGTTGGTCTTCGGAGGTTTTCTGATTTCCGGTACTTCAATTGTTATTAATCAGATTATTGAGAAGGATCTGGATAAGCTGATGAAGCGGACTCAAAACCGACCTTTACCAACCGGAAGACTTTCTGTAAATGAAGCTGTTCAATATGCACTTTTGATTGGTGCTTTGGGTTTTGGTATCCTTGTTTGGCAGACCAATATCCTGACCGTGTCGCTTTCCTTTTTGTCGATGGTGCTATATTCTTTTGTTTATACACCATTGAAACGAGTGGGGCCAATAGCTGTATTTGTGGGAGCTATACCTGGTGCCTTACCTCCATTGCTTGGATGGGTGGCTGCCACAGGAAGCATATCACACGAAGCCTTGATTATTTTCGGAATCCAATTTATCTGGCAATTTCCGCATTTTTGGGCAATAGCTTGGGTGGCCGATGAAGATTATAAAAGAGCAGGCTTTAAACTTCTTCCAGGTGGAGGAAAGCAAGACCTTAACACGGCGATCAACATAATGATCTATACGCTGTTTTTACTGCCTTTGGGCCTGCTTCCTACTTATTTTGGGTTGGTCGGAATTACCAGTGGGGTAGTGGCTACAGTTTGTGGAGCCCTGTTTTTGAGTCAGACATTCTCATTGATGAAGGATTATTCACGTAAGTCGGCATTGAAAATTATGTTTGGGTCCTTTATTTATTTGCCGATTGTGCAGATAGCGTATTTATTAGATAAGGTGTGA
- a CDS encoding DUF983 domain-containing protein gives MKAIIEGKCPRCREGNMFLYPISNLRKFGAMHENCPHCGHRFEQEPGFYYGAMYVSYALSVGIFLATVFVLYVFVGDPSLETYIISISAVALLLYPFTFRYSRIIFTYVFGGVTYDPKKSK, from the coding sequence TTGAAGGCAATAATTGAAGGTAAGTGTCCCAGATGTAGGGAAGGGAATATGTTTCTGTATCCCATTTCGAATTTGAGAAAGTTTGGAGCCATGCACGAAAACTGCCCTCATTGTGGCCATCGCTTTGAGCAGGAGCCCGGTTTTTACTATGGTGCCATGTATGTGAGTTATGCGCTCTCAGTCGGTATTTTTTTAGCTACTGTGTTTGTCTTATATGTTTTTGTGGGGGATCCGTCACTCGAAACTTATATTATCAGTATATCGGCTGTGGCACTGCTTTTGTACCCCTTCACCTTCAGGTATTCCAGGATCATATTTACCTATGTTTTCGGAGGAGTCACTTACGATCCGAAAAAATCGAAATAG
- a CDS encoding MFS domain-containing histidine kinase, producing MRLKFSFFLFLLILLAVLFYGITSNRQPETIAQVISTNLQTVLRAQQQDIDQFENELAVYTNPFSIKDNARFSKRVFVNGGLVYWTDNQFYPEYGALKKSDTLYTIKDDFGVRIVKGRQVVTDRDLIEIFSMVTLYESPPVKNQYLSDRLNSEIFEAYELRITDSGPHTFSFNGIPLFTAVISEQGHPNGEWMGLVALILAGLLCVWFVISALGRSSYSKLQRSGLLIMIIVGWRLLLFWYTQTAVGDWDLFNPVFFAADLINPTLGDLLVNGFVLFIISAIVYSAVVSDLSDWVSKLSRPGAIGIGVLLSLMIVMVAWLVYGSTWLLLEHSQVELDISSSIVFNELRISAYAFLILIGLSVMLIFSICQLTLFVLPVNKVLKYILMVSALPLTIVLPGPGLGYASAFVLLSCLVDFWKFSKAINRLRYQTFIFLVMVFATTSIVSSLAVYKHHEKDDLVAKEKFANRLLIRNDIIGEYYLSEIIQEISQDRYVRTRLMSKILARQNIREKIKRQFLASYFKKYDIDVYLFDAAGESLQPDVSTKSYKAWQQEYAIPEYYTDYEGIYFMEDREENVRNKYLCFLEISAYGRQVGYILLDLTLKKYIPSSVFPELLLESKYYLGSKVEFDYAVYKNGEMLYKQGRYSFENKLSSAEFQDEELYDNGLEKGGYHYFGLKTVDNRTVIIVSPTYQTQAILANSSFMFLLLVFFTGFLFLGARIFVSGAQFNLSTKIQVYLGLSFLLPMLVVSVALINTLNSSYREEIDRNFQKRSYNIAENILDQSEMFFSNQINIDEYANEIVEAATLAQSDLNIYDINGRLVITSQPEIFRLGLLSRLLDTKAYYQIKNKREQNIILDETIGKLDFKTSYTALRSYKDGRLMAFLSMPYFDSKNHLRQQQVEVFNSLVVIFSIIFLISLLGGNVIVGQLVRPLKKIGERIRKISLEETNQPIHYEAQDEIGSLVKEYNIMLVKLEESKEALAAIQKESAWNEIARQVAHEIKNPLTPMRLKIQQMMRSFETESKEYKTCEALISQVDSLSSIADSFSEFAKMPAPNNEPVEVIGLLNKTIDLYQSNEVALKKDYEVKSVMVYLDPKIFSRVITNILLNAIQSKETPETHKIKVGVRVSGDKMILSVADSGMGISDEQKEKVFTPYFSTKSKGSGIGLAVAKKGIENAGGNIWFESEQGKGTTFYISLPVYSV from the coding sequence ATGCGGCTAAAATTCAGCTTTTTTCTCTTTCTACTAATTCTTCTGGCTGTCCTTTTCTATGGGATAACCAGCAATCGACAACCCGAGACGATTGCTCAGGTAATATCCACTAATTTACAAACCGTACTTAGGGCCCAACAGCAAGACATAGATCAATTTGAGAATGAATTGGCTGTCTATACCAACCCTTTTTCCATTAAAGACAATGCTCGTTTTAGCAAGCGGGTCTTTGTTAATGGGGGATTGGTCTACTGGACTGACAATCAGTTTTATCCTGAATATGGCGCTTTAAAAAAGTCAGACACCCTTTATACCATAAAGGATGACTTTGGAGTACGGATTGTCAAAGGGAGGCAGGTGGTAACCGATCGGGATCTGATCGAAATTTTCTCAATGGTTACGCTTTATGAAAGTCCTCCGGTCAAAAACCAGTACCTATCTGATCGGCTCAATAGCGAAATTTTCGAGGCTTATGAACTGAGAATTACGGACAGTGGCCCACATACTTTTTCATTCAACGGTATTCCCTTATTTACGGCAGTTATTTCAGAACAGGGCCATCCAAATGGTGAGTGGATGGGATTAGTGGCTTTGATTCTGGCGGGGTTGCTGTGTGTTTGGTTTGTCATAAGCGCTCTTGGGAGATCTTCCTATTCCAAACTCCAAAGATCAGGACTTTTGATCATGATTATTGTGGGATGGAGGCTGCTGCTTTTTTGGTATACACAGACAGCCGTTGGTGATTGGGACCTCTTCAATCCGGTATTTTTTGCAGCAGATCTGATCAACCCCACCTTGGGGGACTTACTTGTGAATGGATTTGTGCTTTTCATCATATCTGCCATTGTGTACAGCGCCGTGGTGAGCGACCTGTCAGATTGGGTGAGCAAATTGTCTCGTCCAGGGGCTATCGGGATAGGGGTACTCCTTTCACTAATGATTGTGATGGTGGCTTGGCTGGTCTACGGATCTACCTGGCTGCTTTTAGAGCATTCGCAGGTTGAGTTGGACATCAGTAGCTCTATCGTTTTTAATGAGTTAAGGATCAGTGCATATGCATTTTTGATATTGATAGGGCTATCAGTGATGCTGATTTTCAGCATTTGCCAATTGACTCTGTTTGTCCTTCCTGTAAATAAAGTGCTGAAATACATTCTTATGGTGAGTGCGCTCCCCCTAACTATTGTATTGCCTGGTCCTGGTCTGGGGTATGCGAGTGCATTTGTGCTACTTTCCTGTTTGGTTGACTTCTGGAAGTTTAGTAAAGCGATCAACAGGCTTCGTTACCAGACTTTCATCTTTCTGGTCATGGTTTTCGCAACCACATCCATTGTGAGCTCTCTGGCAGTTTACAAGCATCACGAGAAGGATGATTTAGTAGCTAAAGAGAAGTTTGCTAACAGACTTCTGATTAGAAATGACATTATAGGGGAGTATTATCTCAGTGAAATCATCCAGGAGATTTCTCAGGATCGATACGTAAGAACCCGTCTTATGAGCAAGATTCTGGCCCGACAAAACATCAGGGAGAAGATCAAGAGACAGTTTTTGGCATCCTATTTTAAGAAGTACGACATAGATGTTTATTTATTTGATGCTGCGGGTGAATCTCTGCAGCCTGACGTTTCGACCAAGTCATATAAAGCGTGGCAGCAGGAGTATGCCATTCCTGAATATTATACCGATTATGAGGGCATTTATTTCATGGAAGATCGGGAAGAGAACGTCAGAAACAAATACTTATGCTTTCTGGAGATTTCGGCATATGGTCGTCAGGTAGGCTATATTTTACTCGACCTTACGCTGAAGAAGTACATCCCATCCAGTGTGTTTCCTGAATTGCTTCTGGAGAGTAAATATTATCTGGGAAGTAAAGTAGAGTTTGACTATGCCGTGTATAAGAACGGTGAGATGCTCTACAAGCAGGGCCGCTACAGCTTTGAAAATAAGCTTTCGAGTGCTGAGTTTCAGGATGAAGAGCTGTATGATAATGGGTTGGAGAAAGGGGGGTATCACTACTTTGGTCTAAAGACTGTAGACAACCGCACGGTGATTATAGTGTCTCCGACTTATCAGACTCAGGCGATCCTGGCCAATTCAAGTTTTATGTTTTTGCTATTGGTTTTCTTCACAGGATTCCTGTTTCTTGGCGCCCGCATTTTTGTATCTGGAGCTCAGTTCAATCTGTCTACCAAGATTCAGGTCTACCTGGGTTTGTCCTTTTTACTGCCTATGCTGGTGGTGAGCGTTGCCTTGATTAATACATTGAATTCTTCCTACCGTGAGGAGATTGATCGTAATTTTCAGAAGAGGAGCTATAATATCGCAGAGAATATCCTGGATCAGTCTGAAATGTTTTTCTCTAATCAGATCAATATCGATGAATATGCCAACGAAATTGTGGAAGCTGCTACCCTTGCTCAGTCTGACCTCAATATCTATGATATCAATGGACGGTTGGTCATTACCAGTCAGCCGGAGATCTTCAGGCTCGGGTTACTTTCCAGGCTGCTGGATACAAAAGCATATTACCAGATCAAAAATAAGCGAGAGCAGAACATCATATTAGATGAAACCATTGGAAAGTTAGATTTCAAAACTTCCTATACGGCGCTCAGGTCCTACAAAGACGGCCGCCTTATGGCTTTCTTATCTATGCCTTATTTCGATTCTAAAAATCACTTGCGCCAGCAGCAGGTAGAGGTATTTAATAGCCTCGTGGTTATTTTTTCAATCATATTCCTCATATCACTGCTTGGAGGGAATGTGATTGTCGGTCAGCTGGTGAGGCCACTGAAGAAGATTGGTGAGCGAATCAGAAAAATCAGCCTTGAGGAGACCAACCAGCCTATTCACTATGAAGCACAAGATGAGATTGGGAGTCTGGTCAAAGAATACAATATCATGCTGGTGAAGCTGGAAGAGAGCAAGGAGGCACTGGCGGCTATACAGAAGGAGTCGGCCTGGAATGAAATAGCCCGTCAGGTGGCACATGAAATCAAAAACCCACTGACACCTATGCGACTGAAGATCCAGCAGATGATGCGATCATTCGAAACAGAAAGCAAGGAATATAAGACTTGCGAAGCGCTGATCAGTCAGGTGGATTCTCTCAGCAGCATAGCAGACTCTTTTTCAGAGTTTGCCAAAATGCCCGCACCTAATAATGAGCCGGTGGAAGTGATAGGTCTATTGAATAAGACTATTGATCTCTACCAAAGCAATGAAGTGGCATTGAAGAAAGACTATGAGGTGAAGTCTGTTATGGTTTATCTGGATCCGAAGATTTTCAGTCGGGTTATTACCAATATTTTACTCAATGCCATACAGTCTAAGGAGACCCCCGAAACGCACAAAATAAAGGTAGGCGTGCGTGTGAGCGGTGATAAAATGATCCTGTCTGTGGCGGATTCGGGAATGGGAATTTCTGATGAGCAAAAAGAAAAAGTATTTACTCCCTATTTTAGTACTAAATCTAAAGGAAGTGGGATAGGTTTAGCTGTAGCTAAAAAAGGAATTGAAAACGCCGGAGGTAACATATGGTTTGAATCGGAGCAGGGGAAAGGTACTACCTTCTACATCTCATTACCTGTCTATTCGGTATAG
- a CDS encoding cytochrome C oxidase subunit IV family protein, producing the protein MELETTEVQVIPEDKSKINKILKVALILGVVTAIEFVIAFTVPAGVFRTSVFIILTIVKAFYIVAEFMHLGHEKKSLKLSILLPIIFIVFLIFILMYQGAAILEVLQ; encoded by the coding sequence ATGGAATTAGAAACTACAGAAGTTCAGGTAATCCCTGAAGATAAGTCCAAGATAAATAAGATATTAAAAGTAGCCTTGATTTTGGGCGTGGTTACGGCCATCGAGTTCGTAATTGCTTTTACAGTACCAGCAGGAGTATTCAGAACGTCAGTGTTTATCATTCTGACCATTGTGAAGGCTTTTTACATTGTGGCTGAGTTCATGCACCTGGGGCATGAGAAGAAATCGTTGAAGTTGTCCATTTTACTTCCGATCATATTTATCGTTTTCCTGATTTTCATCTTGATGTATCAGGGAGCGGCCATTTTGGAAGTCCTTCAATAA
- a CDS encoding cbb3-type cytochrome c oxidase subunit I, with translation MSVADIQVEEHLAHDDHEHHEQSFISKYIFSTDHKTIAKQFLITGIFWAIIGGALSIIFRLQLGFPEMQLDWLRPILGKWITEGGKLDSEFYLALVTMHGTIMVFFVLTAGLSGTFSNFLIPLQIGARDMASGFMNMLSYWFFFLSGLVMFISLFLETGPAAGGWTVYPPLSALPQAIQGSGAGMTMWLVAMVFFIVSTLLGGINYITTVINMRTEGMSFSRLPLTIWAFFITAVIGLLSFPVLVAAALLLVFDRSFGTSFYLSEIYINGEALPNVGGSPILYQHLFWFLGHPEVYIVILPALGITSEIISTNSRKPIFGYRAMIGSILAIAFLSFIVWAHHMFVTGLNPFLGSIFMFLTLIIAVPSAVKAFNYITTLWKGNIVFTPAMLFSIGLVSFFISGGLTGLFLGNSAVDISLHDTYFVVAHFHLVMGSASFFGLLAGVYHWFPKMFGRMMDNRLGFIHFWMTFVGVYLVFFPLHYIGIAGFPRRYYSFTSFDAFSSFADLNSFVSVAAIVTFGAQFIFLFNFFYSMYRGRRAPQNPWKSNTLEWTTPVEPGHGNWPGAIPKVYRWPYDYSKPGAAEDFIPQHIPFSQTPESNLPHESEAAKTEGSAQVNETK, from the coding sequence ATGTCAGTAGCAGACATTCAAGTAGAAGAACATTTGGCACATGATGATCACGAGCATCATGAGCAGAGCTTTATCAGTAAGTACATTTTCAGCACTGATCATAAGACGATTGCCAAACAATTCCTGATTACCGGGATTTTTTGGGCGATCATTGGGGGTGCACTTTCGATCATTTTCAGACTGCAGCTGGGTTTTCCTGAAATGCAGTTGGATTGGTTAAGACCAATTCTAGGAAAATGGATCACTGAGGGTGGAAAATTGGACTCAGAGTTTTATTTGGCTCTTGTAACTATGCACGGCACCATAATGGTGTTTTTTGTACTGACCGCCGGTCTGAGTGGTACATTTAGTAATTTCCTGATTCCTCTTCAAATAGGGGCCAGAGACATGGCCTCAGGGTTCATGAATATGCTGTCCTACTGGTTTTTCTTCCTTTCAGGTCTTGTAATGTTTATCTCGTTGTTTCTGGAGACAGGGCCAGCTGCGGGTGGGTGGACAGTTTATCCTCCATTGAGCGCGTTGCCACAGGCTATTCAGGGTTCAGGGGCAGGTATGACCATGTGGTTGGTTGCAATGGTGTTCTTTATTGTGTCAACTTTACTTGGTGGTATTAACTACATCACTACGGTCATCAATATGAGGACGGAAGGCATGTCCTTCTCACGTTTACCATTGACCATCTGGGCCTTCTTTATCACTGCGGTAATCGGTTTGTTATCATTCCCGGTACTTGTTGCTGCTGCTTTATTGCTGGTTTTTGACAGGTCTTTTGGTACTAGCTTTTATTTATCTGAGATATATATCAACGGTGAGGCACTGCCTAATGTCGGTGGTAGCCCAATTCTTTATCAGCATTTGTTCTGGTTTTTGGGACACCCGGAGGTTTATATTGTAATTCTCCCTGCTCTTGGTATTACCTCTGAAATTATCTCTACGAATTCACGGAAGCCAATCTTTGGTTATCGAGCCATGATTGGTTCTATTCTGGCGATTGCTTTCTTATCTTTTATTGTTTGGGCGCACCACATGTTCGTGACAGGGTTGAATCCTTTCCTTGGGTCCATCTTCATGTTCCTTACGTTGATTATCGCAGTGCCGTCAGCAGTAAAGGCGTTTAACTACATCACCACACTTTGGAAGGGTAACATCGTATTTACTCCAGCGATGCTATTTTCTATCGGTCTGGTTTCTTTCTTTATATCAGGTGGACTCACGGGATTATTTCTTGGAAACTCCGCGGTGGATATTTCATTGCATGATACCTATTTTGTAGTCGCTCACTTTCACCTTGTGATGGGAAGTGCATCATTCTTTGGTTTGTTAGCTGGTGTTTACCATTGGTTCCCGAAGATGTTTGGCAGAATGATGGATAACCGGTTAGGATTTATTCACTTCTGGATGACATTTGTGGGAGTTTATCTCGTATTCTTCCCGCTTCATTACATTGGTATAGCTGGTTTTCCAAGAAGGTATTACTCATTCACCAGCTTTGATGCTTTCAGCTCGTTTGCTGACCTTAACTCATTTGTGAGTGTGGCAGCTATTGTGACTTTTGGTGCACAGTTTATCTTCTTGTTCAACTTCTTTTACAGTATGTATAGAGGTAGGAGAGCACCTCAGAATCCATGGAAGTCTAACACGTTGGAGTGGACTACACCAGTAGAACCCGGACATGGTAACTGGCCTGGAGCAATTCCTAAAGTATACAGATGGCCATACGACTATAGTAAGCCTGGTGCTGCAGAGGATTTTATACCACAGCATATTCCTTTCAGCCAGACTCCAGAGTCGAATCTTCCGCACGAATCTGAGGCAGCGAAAACTGAGGGTAGTGCTCAGGTTAATGAAACAAAATAA
- a CDS encoding DUF420 domain-containing protein — protein sequence MEQIIQTSKSYSKWITVVSVAIPVVVAVLLFAPVKLSFENGGWIQLLPTLNAVINSATAVLLLAALAAIKTRRTTLHRNLMMTALGLGTLFLLSYVLYHASTVSTVYGDINHDGVLSEAERAEIGGYRTVYLLTLLSHIALSIVVVPFVLFAFYYALTGQFVKHVRIVKYTFPVWLYVSVTGVIVYLMISPYYL from the coding sequence ATGGAACAGATTATTCAAACCAGTAAGTCATACTCTAAGTGGATAACGGTAGTTTCTGTGGCGATCCCGGTAGTGGTAGCCGTTCTATTGTTTGCTCCTGTTAAGCTGTCATTTGAGAACGGCGGGTGGATACAGCTATTGCCTACTTTAAATGCTGTGATCAACAGCGCTACCGCTGTACTATTGCTTGCGGCATTGGCAGCCATAAAGACCCGGCGTACCACCCTGCATCGGAACCTCATGATGACGGCTCTGGGACTAGGGACTCTTTTCCTGCTCTCATATGTTTTATATCATGCCTCTACGGTTTCCACGGTTTATGGGGACATCAATCACGATGGGGTGTTGAGTGAAGCAGAACGCGCTGAAATAGGGGGTTATCGAACGGTCTATTTGCTTACCCTGCTTTCACACATCGCTTTGTCAATCGTGGTGGTTCCATTTGTCCTTTTCGCTTTCTATTATGCGCTCACAGGTCAGTTTGTGAAGCACGTAAGGATTGTAAAGTATACCTTTCCAGTGTGGTTGTATGTATCTGTTACTGGGGTGATCGTTTATCTTATGATTAGTCCTTATTACCTTTGA